A portion of the Pseudoxanthomonas sp. JBR18 genome contains these proteins:
- a CDS encoding helix-turn-helix transcriptional regulator, giving the protein MADRERLLIALKRLLKERGWRYADLAAALGVSEPTIKRVLSSGRMDLTRLEQICEVLDIDFFDLARSARGTRESRRHLTLHQEHSLAAEPRLMTVFHLLCQGWRTAAIGEGYGLKPTELVRLLAQLDRLRLLELLPGDHVRLRVPRDFSWRDDGPVRARYLQMASHEFLKDDFAAAQAHFALEIRELGEASAATLRRKLDKLVADFKEAAELDVSLPPERRRSVGMLVALRPWVFSLVDSLRAEGVSPAPAPRMRARR; this is encoded by the coding sequence ATGGCCGACCGCGAACGCCTGCTGATTGCGCTCAAGCGCCTGCTCAAGGAGCGGGGCTGGCGCTACGCCGACCTGGCCGCTGCTCTGGGCGTGTCCGAGCCGACGATCAAGCGCGTGCTGTCCAGCGGACGCATGGACCTGACCCGCCTGGAGCAGATCTGCGAGGTGCTGGACATCGATTTCTTCGACCTGGCGCGCAGTGCCCGGGGCACGCGGGAATCGCGCCGCCACCTCACCTTGCACCAGGAGCACTCGCTGGCCGCCGAGCCGCGGTTGATGACGGTGTTCCACCTGCTGTGCCAGGGCTGGCGCACCGCGGCCATCGGCGAAGGCTACGGGCTCAAGCCGACCGAACTGGTGCGGCTGCTCGCGCAGTTGGACCGGTTGCGACTGCTGGAGCTGCTGCCCGGTGACCACGTGCGCCTGCGGGTGCCGCGCGATTTCTCCTGGCGCGACGACGGCCCGGTGCGCGCGCGCTACCTGCAGATGGCCAGCCATGAATTCCTGAAGGACGATTTCGCCGCGGCGCAGGCGCATTTCGCGCTGGAGATCCGCGAGCTGGGCGAGGCCTCAGCCGCCACGCTGCGGCGCAAGCTGGACAAGCTGGTGGCCGATTTCAAGGAAGCCGCCGAACTGGATGTCAGCCTGCCGCCGGAGCGTCGGCGCAGCGTCGGCATGCTGGTGGCGTTGCGGCCCTGGGTCTTCTCGCTAGTGGACAGCCTGCGCGCGGAGGGCGTGTCGCCCGCACCCGCGCCGCGGATGCGCGCCAGGCGCTGA
- a CDS encoding shikimate 5-dehydrogenase, with amino-acid sequence MTARINRDTRLCMSLSARPGNFGTRFQNYLYEALGLDYVYKAFSTTDLAGAITGIRALDIRGCAVSMPFKEACIALIDGLEPSAAAIDSVNTIVNTGGVLRGHNTDYAAVASLIADSGLSTRTCVALRGSGGMGKAVACALRDAGFADGTIVARNAVAGQRLARQAGWAWAADMGGVSASLLVNVTPVGMDGGPEAGQLAFTEAEVAAADLIFDVVAIPVETPLIRLARALGKPVITGGQVIVLQAVEQFVLYTGVRPDQALIAKAAAHALA; translated from the coding sequence GTGACCGCGCGCATCAATCGCGACACCCGGTTGTGCATGTCCCTGTCGGCACGGCCGGGCAACTTCGGCACCCGCTTCCAGAACTATCTCTACGAGGCGCTGGGCCTGGACTACGTCTACAAGGCGTTTTCCACCACCGACCTGGCCGGCGCGATCACCGGCATCCGCGCCCTGGACATCCGCGGCTGCGCGGTGTCCATGCCGTTCAAGGAGGCCTGCATTGCGCTGATCGACGGCCTGGAGCCGTCCGCGGCGGCGATCGACTCGGTCAACACCATCGTCAATACCGGCGGCGTGCTGCGTGGGCACAACACCGATTACGCCGCCGTAGCCTCGCTGATCGCCGACAGCGGACTGTCCACCCGCACATGCGTCGCCCTGCGCGGCAGCGGCGGCATGGGCAAGGCCGTGGCCTGCGCCCTGCGCGATGCCGGCTTTGCCGACGGCACCATCGTGGCCCGCAACGCCGTGGCCGGGCAGCGCCTGGCGCGCCAGGCCGGCTGGGCGTGGGCAGCCGACATGGGCGGCGTGTCAGCCAGCCTGCTGGTCAACGTCACTCCGGTCGGCATGGACGGAGGTCCGGAAGCGGGCCAGTTGGCCTTCACCGAGGCCGAGGTGGCCGCCGCCGACCTGATCTTCGACGTGGTCGCCATCCCGGTGGAAACCCCGCTGATCCGTCTGGCACGTGCGCTGGGCAAGCCGGTGATCACCGGCGGCCAGGTGATCGTGCTGCAGGCGGTGGAGCAGTTCGTGCTGTACACCGGCGTACGCCCGGACCAGGCCCTGATCGCCAAGGCCGCCGCGCACGCGCTGGCCTGA
- the miaB gene encoding tRNA (N6-isopentenyl adenosine(37)-C2)-methylthiotransferase MiaB, producing MTGTPDVTTPLAGDTPLVPLPGQRKAPANVRGKLYIKTHGCQMNEYDSAKMADVLADAEGLELTDRPEEADVILVNTCSIREKAQEKVFSQLGRWKEFKTGGREVIIGVGGCVASQEGEAIVKRAPYVDLVFGPQTLHRLPELIRARREQNKPQVDISFPEIEKFDALPQPRAEGPSAFVSIMEGCSKYCSFCVVPYTRGTEVSRPFEDVLVEVAQLAAQGVREINLLGQNVNAYRGPYGEDGEVADLGMLIRTIAEIDGVGRIRFTTSHPLEFSDSLVDAYRDVPQLANYLHLPVQAGSDRILSAMKRGYTALEFKSKIRKLRAVRPDISISSDFIVGFPGETDADFEKTMKLIEDVGFDQSFSFIYSRRPGTPAADLEDTTSDADKHARLSRLQARINAFAANISQKMVGSVQTVLVEGPSRKNPNELTGKTENMRSVNFPAPARLIGQFVDVVITEALSNSLRGRVVTPLDDAA from the coding sequence ATGACCGGGACGCCAGACGTCACCACGCCCCTCGCGGGCGACACCCCCCTCGTGCCCCTTCCCGGCCAGCGCAAAGCGCCGGCTAACGTGCGCGGCAAGCTGTACATCAAGACCCACGGTTGCCAGATGAACGAGTACGACTCGGCCAAGATGGCCGACGTGCTGGCCGACGCCGAGGGCCTGGAGTTGACCGACAGGCCCGAAGAGGCCGACGTCATCCTGGTCAATACCTGCTCGATCCGCGAGAAGGCGCAGGAAAAGGTCTTCAGCCAGCTCGGCCGCTGGAAGGAATTCAAGACCGGCGGGCGTGAGGTCATCATCGGCGTCGGTGGCTGCGTGGCCTCGCAGGAGGGCGAAGCCATCGTCAAGCGCGCGCCTTACGTGGACCTGGTGTTCGGCCCGCAGACCCTGCACCGCCTGCCCGAGCTGATCCGCGCGCGCCGCGAGCAGAACAAGCCGCAGGTGGACATCAGCTTCCCGGAGATCGAGAAGTTCGACGCCCTGCCGCAGCCGCGTGCCGAGGGGCCCTCGGCGTTCGTCTCGATCATGGAAGGCTGCAGCAAGTACTGCAGCTTCTGCGTGGTGCCCTACACCCGCGGCACCGAAGTCAGTCGTCCCTTCGAGGACGTGCTGGTGGAAGTGGCGCAGTTGGCCGCCCAGGGCGTGCGCGAGATCAACCTGCTCGGCCAGAACGTCAATGCCTATCGCGGTCCGTATGGCGAGGACGGCGAAGTGGCCGATCTGGGCATGCTGATCCGCACGATCGCCGAAATCGACGGCGTGGGCCGCATCCGCTTCACCACCTCGCATCCGCTGGAATTTTCCGACTCGCTGGTCGATGCGTACCGCGATGTGCCGCAGCTGGCCAACTACCTGCACCTGCCGGTGCAGGCCGGCAGCGACCGCATCCTCAGCGCGATGAAGCGTGGCTACACCGCACTGGAGTTCAAGTCCAAGATCCGCAAGCTGCGCGCGGTGCGCCCGGACATCTCGATCAGCTCGGACTTCATCGTCGGTTTCCCCGGTGAGACCGATGCGGATTTCGAGAAGACCATGAAGCTGATCGAGGACGTGGGCTTCGACCAGAGTTTTTCCTTCATCTACTCGCGCCGCCCCGGCACGCCGGCCGCCGACCTGGAGGACACTACCAGCGACGCGGACAAGCACGCCCGCCTGTCGCGCCTGCAGGCCCGCATCAATGCGTTTGCCGCGAACATCTCGCAGAAGATGGTTGGCAGCGTGCAGACCGTGCTGGTCGAAGGGCCGTCGCGCAAGAATCCCAACGAGCTGACCGGCAAGACCGAGAACATGCGCTCGGTGAACTTCCCGGCGCCGGCGCGACTGATCGGCCAGTTCGTCGATGTGGTGATCACCGAGGCGCTGAGCAACTCGCTGCGGGGTCGCGTGGTCACGCCGCTGGACGACGCCGCGTGA
- a CDS encoding cytochrome bc complex cytochrome b subunit, whose product MSNVISRAATGAFDWLNARAPGLMPMYRKHMSEYYAPKNFNFWYYMGSLALLILVNQIVTGIFLTMNYKTSAAEAFASVEYIMRDVEWGWLIRYMHSTGASLFFIVVYLHMFRGLMYGSYQKPRELVWILGMLIYLVLMAEAFMGYVLPWGQMSFWGAKVIISLFGAIPVIGQGLTEWIMGDYLPSDATLNRFFALHVIALPLVLLLLVVLHLGALHEVGSNNPQGVDTKHGPKGNRWSKLAPIDTIPFHPYYTVKDLVGVGFLLVIGAFIIFFAPAFGGLFLEHDNFTEANRLVTPEHIKPVWYYTPYYAMLRVVPNKLGGVLVMFSAIAILFTVPWLDRGKVRSIRYRGLAYKIALGVFAFSFIYLGKIGSGPGTDIMETYIGRVLTCCYFGFFIFLWVYTFFGLERTKPVPERVSTHD is encoded by the coding sequence ATGTCCAACGTGATCTCGCGGGCGGCCACCGGCGCCTTCGACTGGCTCAACGCGCGTGCGCCGGGGCTGATGCCCATGTATCGCAAGCACATGAGCGAGTACTACGCGCCGAAGAACTTCAACTTCTGGTACTACATGGGCTCGCTGGCCCTGTTGATCCTGGTCAACCAGATCGTCACCGGCATCTTCCTGACGATGAACTACAAGACCAGCGCGGCCGAGGCCTTCGCCTCGGTCGAGTACATCATGCGCGATGTCGAGTGGGGCTGGCTGATCCGGTACATGCACAGCACCGGCGCCTCGCTGTTCTTCATCGTGGTCTACCTGCACATGTTCCGCGGGCTGATGTACGGCAGCTACCAGAAGCCGCGCGAACTGGTGTGGATCCTGGGCATGCTGATCTATCTGGTGCTGATGGCCGAGGCTTTCATGGGCTACGTGCTGCCCTGGGGCCAGATGTCCTTCTGGGGCGCCAAGGTGATCATCTCGCTGTTTGGCGCCATCCCGGTGATCGGGCAGGGGCTGACCGAATGGATCATGGGCGACTACCTGCCCAGTGACGCCACGCTCAATCGCTTCTTCGCCCTGCACGTGATCGCGCTGCCGCTGGTCCTGTTGCTGCTGGTGGTGCTGCACCTGGGTGCGCTGCACGAGGTGGGCTCCAACAATCCGCAGGGCGTGGACACCAAGCACGGGCCCAAAGGCAACCGCTGGAGCAAGCTGGCGCCGATCGACACCATCCCCTTCCACCCGTATTACACGGTCAAGGATCTGGTGGGCGTGGGCTTCCTGCTGGTGATCGGGGCGTTCATCATCTTTTTCGCGCCGGCCTTCGGCGGCTTGTTCCTGGAGCACGACAACTTCACCGAGGCCAACCGCCTGGTGACGCCCGAGCACATCAAGCCGGTCTGGTACTACACGCCTTACTACGCAATGTTGCGGGTGGTGCCCAACAAGCTGGGCGGCGTACTGGTCATGTTCTCGGCCATCGCCATCCTGTTCACCGTGCCCTGGCTGGATCGCGGCAAGGTCCGCTCCATCCGCTACCGCGGGCTGGCCTACAAGATCGCGCTGGGCGTGTTCGCGTTCAGCTTCATCTACCTGGGCAAGATTGGCTCGGGTCCCGGCACGGACATCATGGAGACCTACATCGGGCGCGTGCTGACCTGCTGCTACTTCGGGTTCTTCATTTTCCTGTGGGTCTATACGTTCTTTGGACTGGAACGCACCAAGCCGGTGCCCGAGCGGGTGAGTACGCATGACTAA
- a CDS encoding ClpXP protease specificity-enhancing factor, which translates to MTEDVPQMTSHRPYLLRALAEWIADNDMTPHLLVDATQAGVQVPASAVKEGRVVLNIAQRAVAHLVIDNLTVSFSARFGGVSYPVNVPISAVLAIYARETGQGMALPEDIGTGPGGPSDDDEPPTPDAPSPDDDAPPPAKRPHLRVVK; encoded by the coding sequence ATGACCGAAGACGTCCCTCAGATGACCAGCCATCGTCCGTACCTGCTGCGGGCCCTGGCCGAATGGATCGCCGACAACGACATGACCCCGCACCTGCTGGTGGATGCCACGCAGGCGGGTGTGCAGGTGCCCGCCAGTGCCGTGAAGGAAGGGCGCGTGGTGCTGAACATCGCCCAGCGGGCCGTGGCGCACCTGGTGATCGACAACCTCACGGTGAGCTTCAGCGCCCGCTTCGGCGGCGTCAGCTATCCGGTGAATGTCCCGATTTCCGCCGTGCTGGCGATCTATGCGCGGGAGACCGGGCAGGGCATGGCCCTGCCCGAGGACATCGGGACCGGGCCGGGCGGTCCTTCGGACGATGACGAACCGCCGACGCCCGACGCGCCCTCACCCGATGACGATGCGCCGCCACCGGCCAAGCGCCCGCACTTGCGGGTCGTCAAGTAA
- the petA gene encoding ubiquinol-cytochrome c reductase iron-sulfur subunit has protein sequence MANDEVSMPVDAGRRRFLTATTAVVGAVGAGFLAVPFIKSWNPSARAKLAGAPVTADITGLQEGQRMVLEWRGQPIWVVKRSKAILDALPTLDPRLRDPESENKDQQPAYVLKGNPELRSIKPEISVLVGLCTHLGCSPEIIAEIRPEPFDPEWKGGYFCPCHKSRFDMSGRVFQGVPAPINLLVPPHHYQDDNTIIIGVDPEGAA, from the coding sequence ATGGCCAATGACGAGGTCTCAATGCCCGTGGATGCGGGGCGCCGCCGGTTCCTGACGGCCACCACCGCAGTCGTCGGTGCCGTGGGTGCAGGATTCCTCGCCGTCCCGTTCATCAAATCGTGGAACCCCAGTGCCCGGGCCAAGCTGGCCGGTGCGCCAGTGACCGCCGACATCACCGGACTGCAGGAGGGCCAGCGCATGGTCCTGGAATGGCGCGGCCAGCCCATCTGGGTGGTCAAGCGGTCCAAGGCGATCCTGGATGCGCTGCCGACGCTGGATCCGCGTCTGCGCGACCCGGAGTCGGAGAACAAGGACCAGCAGCCGGCCTACGTGCTCAAGGGCAATCCCGAGCTGCGCTCGATCAAGCCGGAGATCTCGGTCCTGGTGGGCCTGTGTACCCACCTGGGCTGCTCGCCGGAGATCATCGCCGAGATCCGGCCCGAGCCGTTCGACCCGGAATGGAAGGGCGGCTACTTCTGCCCCTGCCACAAATCGCGCTTCGACATGTCCGGGCGGGTGTTCCAGGGCGTGCCGGCGCCGATCAACCTGCTGGTGCCACCGCACCACTATCAGGACGACAACACCATCATCATTGGCGTCGATCCGGAAGGAGCTGCCTGA
- a CDS encoding FAD-binding oxidoreductase — MSALPASVPPPAQLLNDVHARLNPTRARVLRPGNAAEACETVRASARAGLPLIAAGARHAMGGQQFLSDGQVLDTSALDRVIAFDNARGLVTVEAGIRWPALLAWLASCPDNTAGWTIRQKQTGADDFSLGGALAANVHGRGLCLAPFVEDVEDLVLLDTDGHCVQSSRSQRPDLFALVAGGYGLFGLVVQLTLRLTPRRTLRRQVSLARVGGLQRAFEDAIAQGCTFGDFQFAIDPRSEDFLDLGLLSCYRPVEGVEPGAPRHLQAEDFARLLLLAHHAPSRAFDEYADFYLATDGQHYASDAQQSGVYLDGYHAAVDRSLGHCGSEMITELYVPRGALAGFMGRAADSLRRHQAQPIYGTVRLIERDPTSVLAWARQDWACVVFNLHVQHGPAGVQTAAVAFRALIDDALWFGGSYYLTYHRWATREQVQAAHPRFAEFLRAKRALDPQERWQSDWYRHHLALVGR, encoded by the coding sequence ATGTCCGCCCTGCCCGCCTCCGTGCCGCCACCGGCCCAGTTGCTCAACGATGTCCACGCCCGCCTCAACCCCACCCGCGCACGCGTGCTGCGGCCTGGCAATGCGGCCGAGGCCTGCGAGACCGTCCGCGCCAGCGCGCGGGCCGGTCTGCCGCTGATCGCCGCCGGTGCCCGCCACGCCATGGGGGGACAACAGTTCCTCAGCGACGGGCAGGTGCTGGACACCTCGGCGCTGGATCGGGTGATCGCCTTCGACAACGCCCGCGGCCTGGTCACGGTCGAAGCCGGCATCCGCTGGCCGGCCCTGCTGGCCTGGCTGGCATCGTGTCCAGACAATACGGCGGGCTGGACGATCCGCCAGAAACAGACCGGCGCGGACGACTTCAGCCTGGGCGGTGCGCTGGCGGCCAACGTGCACGGGCGCGGCCTGTGCCTGGCCCCGTTCGTGGAAGACGTGGAAGACCTGGTGCTGCTCGACACCGACGGCCACTGCGTGCAGAGCAGTCGCAGCCAGCGCCCGGACCTGTTCGCCCTGGTCGCAGGCGGCTACGGGCTGTTCGGCCTGGTGGTGCAGCTGACCCTGCGCCTGACCCCAAGACGGACCCTGCGCCGCCAGGTCTCGCTGGCGCGCGTGGGTGGACTGCAGCGCGCGTTCGAGGACGCGATCGCCCAGGGCTGCACATTTGGCGATTTCCAGTTCGCGATCGATCCGCGCAGCGAGGATTTCCTCGACCTGGGCTTGCTGTCCTGCTACCGCCCGGTCGAGGGTGTCGAGCCCGGCGCACCGCGCCACCTGCAGGCCGAGGACTTCGCGCGACTGCTGTTGCTGGCGCATCACGCCCCCTCCCGGGCCTTCGACGAATACGCCGATTTCTACCTGGCCACCGACGGCCAGCACTACGCCAGCGATGCCCAGCAGAGCGGCGTGTACCTGGATGGCTATCACGCAGCGGTCGATCGCAGCCTGGGCCACTGCGGATCGGAAATGATCACCGAGCTGTACGTGCCGCGCGGCGCGCTGGCCGGCTTCATGGGACGCGCCGCCGACAGCCTGCGCCGCCACCAAGCGCAGCCGATCTACGGCACCGTGCGCCTGATCGAGCGCGACCCGACCAGCGTGCTGGCCTGGGCGCGACAGGACTGGGCCTGCGTGGTGTTCAACCTGCACGTGCAGCACGGCCCGGCCGGCGTGCAGACCGCCGCGGTCGCGTTCCGCGCCTTGATCGACGACGCCTTGTGGTTTGGTGGCAGCTATTACCTGACCTATCACCGCTGGGCCACCCGCGAACAGGTGCAGGCCGCGCATCCGCGCTTCGCGGAATTCCTGCGCGCCAAGCGTGCGCTCGACCCGCAGGAACGCTGGCAAAGCGACTGGTATCGCCATCACCTGGCCCTGGTGGGGCGCTGA
- a CDS encoding cytochrome c1, whose amino-acid sequence MTKRFFPQLAALVAGLLMSASLLAAEGGATQQAGNDLGDTASLQRGAKLFMGYCSGCHSLKYLRYSRMASDLGLTEDQVMDNLNFTGAPVGQQVQVAMPHDGAAKWFGKMPPDLSLIARVRGPDWIYTYLKSFYLDESRPLGWNNKLFPNASMPNPLWELQGLQHAEYGPEDPQTKEKPVETLKLVSPGTESPAEFDRSVRDITNFLQYASEPAALKRQSMGVWVILFLVALTLLAYLLKKEFWKDVH is encoded by the coding sequence ATGACTAAGCGCTTCTTCCCGCAGCTGGCCGCACTGGTCGCCGGCCTGCTCATGAGTGCATCGCTGCTGGCGGCCGAGGGTGGAGCCACCCAGCAGGCGGGCAACGACCTGGGCGATACGGCTTCGCTGCAACGTGGCGCCAAGCTGTTCATGGGGTACTGCTCGGGCTGTCACTCGCTCAAGTACCTGCGCTACTCGCGCATGGCCTCGGACCTGGGCCTGACCGAGGACCAGGTGATGGACAACCTCAACTTCACCGGCGCGCCCGTGGGCCAGCAGGTGCAGGTGGCGATGCCGCATGACGGGGCGGCCAAGTGGTTCGGCAAGATGCCGCCGGACCTGAGCCTGATCGCACGCGTGCGCGGGCCCGACTGGATCTACACCTACCTCAAGTCCTTCTACCTGGACGAGTCGCGCCCGCTGGGGTGGAACAACAAGCTGTTCCCCAACGCCTCCATGCCCAACCCGCTGTGGGAGCTGCAGGGCCTGCAGCATGCCGAGTACGGGCCGGAGGATCCGCAGACCAAGGAAAAGCCGGTCGAGACCTTGAAGCTGGTGTCGCCGGGCACCGAGAGCCCGGCCGAATTCGACCGCAGCGTTCGCGACATCACCAATTTCCTGCAGTACGCCAGCGAGCCGGCCGCGCTCAAGCGTCAAAGCATGGGCGTGTGGGTGATCCTGTTCCTGGTGGCGCTGACCTTGTTGGCCTACCTGTTGAAGAAGGAATTCTGGAAGGACGTCCATTGA
- a CDS encoding lytic transglycosylase domain-containing protein, whose protein sequence is MRGWLRLGMIAASLVALPASAGTLYKCVGADGVPAYVSKRIAGTSCTVVSQYRPAPNRKAARVSASPPAPSPKAAPKAESAPTSTIAPAAVAVAPKPAAAHPQRVVSGQVYSFIKDGVRNYTSARPRGVAVSNLRTIHYSYIETCYACGNPGVDFGAVRLNTVAYESEIASAAREYGVEEAIVRAIIHAESSFNPLALSHAGAMGLMQLMPATAARFGVADAYDAAQNIRGGVKYLAFLLKRYNGDLTLAAAGYNAGEGAVDRNGGVPPYAETQRYVQRVGVLATRYRSNLGTVGAR, encoded by the coding sequence ATGAGGGGATGGCTGCGACTGGGGATGATCGCTGCATCGCTGGTCGCGCTGCCGGCCAGCGCCGGCACCCTGTACAAGTGCGTCGGCGCAGATGGCGTGCCGGCCTACGTCAGCAAGCGCATCGCCGGGACCAGCTGCACGGTCGTCAGCCAGTATCGCCCCGCGCCGAACCGCAAGGCGGCGCGCGTCTCCGCATCGCCACCGGCGCCATCACCCAAGGCCGCGCCCAAGGCGGAGTCGGCTCCCACGAGCACGATTGCACCGGCAGCCGTGGCCGTGGCGCCCAAGCCCGCCGCCGCGCATCCGCAGCGGGTGGTCAGCGGGCAGGTCTACTCGTTCATCAAGGACGGCGTACGCAACTACACCAGCGCCAGGCCGCGCGGCGTGGCGGTCAGCAACCTGCGCACGATCCATTACAGCTATATCGAGACCTGCTACGCCTGCGGCAACCCGGGCGTGGATTTCGGCGCGGTACGGCTCAACACCGTGGCCTATGAGAGCGAGATCGCCTCGGCGGCCCGCGAATACGGCGTGGAAGAGGCCATCGTGCGGGCCATCATCCATGCCGAGTCCTCGTTCAACCCCCTGGCGCTCTCGCATGCCGGGGCGATGGGCCTGATGCAGCTCATGCCCGCGACGGCGGCCCGCTTCGGGGTCGCCGATGCCTACGACGCGGCCCAGAACATCCGCGGCGGCGTGAAGTACCTGGCCTTCCTGCTCAAGCGTTACAACGGCGACCTGACCCTGGCCGCAGCGGGTTACAACGCTGGCGAAGGGGCGGTCGACCGCAACGGCGGGGTGCCACCGTATGCCGAGACCCAGCGTTACGTGCAGCGCGTTGGTGTCCTGGCCACGCGCTACCGATCCAACCTGGGAACGGTGGGCGCTCGCTGA
- a CDS encoding CPBP family intramembrane glutamic endopeptidase, whose product MKPHSPFREVGWFLVWLAALSAPTCAFIVHLGSQPPMMSRMLMWCPGTAALLACLICRRDPRTLGWHWPAGRFMALAYFLPWLYAIPVYVLTWWMLPGAFDWQLYASPLAEQYHVASHPDAFAALFGIPTTMTLLVISTFAWALGEEIGWRGFLVPRLYPRLGLAGTSVASGLLWAVWHYPSLLGADYNAGTPPVYAVGCFTALVVALSFMMTWLRMASGSIWPCVMLHAAHNTLIQAVLDSITAEHGTAAYVTTEFGAGTALAAWVIVAALLARIRANRTPELQGRSAR is encoded by the coding sequence ATGAAACCGCATTCCCCGTTCCGCGAGGTGGGTTGGTTCCTCGTCTGGCTGGCTGCACTGAGCGCCCCGACATGCGCTTTCATCGTCCACCTGGGCAGCCAGCCGCCGATGATGTCGCGAATGCTCATGTGGTGCCCGGGCACCGCGGCATTGCTCGCCTGCCTGATCTGCCGGCGTGATCCACGCACGCTTGGCTGGCACTGGCCTGCTGGCCGCTTCATGGCCCTGGCCTACTTCCTGCCGTGGCTGTATGCGATCCCGGTCTACGTGCTCACGTGGTGGATGCTCCCGGGCGCCTTTGATTGGCAGCTCTATGCCTCGCCACTGGCCGAGCAGTACCACGTTGCCTCACATCCGGATGCCTTTGCAGCGCTGTTTGGCATCCCGACCACGATGACCTTGCTCGTGATCAGCACATTCGCCTGGGCGCTGGGCGAGGAGATTGGCTGGCGCGGCTTCCTGGTGCCACGGCTCTACCCACGATTGGGGCTGGCCGGCACCAGCGTGGCCAGCGGGCTGCTCTGGGCCGTCTGGCATTACCCCAGCCTGCTGGGCGCCGACTACAACGCCGGCACGCCCCCAGTCTATGCCGTGGGATGCTTCACGGCGCTGGTGGTGGCACTGTCTTTCATGATGACCTGGCTACGCATGGCGTCCGGCAGCATATGGCCTTGCGTCATGCTGCACGCAGCGCATAACACGCTGATCCAAGCGGTATTGGACAGCATAACCGCCGAGCACGGAACTGCCGCCTATGTCACCACTGAATTCGGCGCCGGCACTGCACTGGCCGCCTGGGTCATCGTGGCCGCACTGCTTGCAAGGATCCGTGCCAACCGCACACCCGAGCTCCAAGGCAGGTCTGCGCGCTGA
- a CDS encoding glutathione S-transferase N-terminal domain-containing protein — protein MRNTLTLFSSVDDVLCHRVRLVLAAKGVSYDLVPVDPQNPPEDLIDLNPYHSVPTLVERDLTLYAASVVSEYLDERYPHPPLMPVDPLSRARLRLAMLRIEVDWVPQVQAIQLGNKAQADAGRKRLKELLTASVPLFKASKFFLNPEMSLADCAMAPIIWRLQSLDVGLPKDGKVIEDYGNRIFRNPGFARSLTEQERKLRDLPA, from the coding sequence ATGCGAAACACCCTGACGCTGTTTTCCTCCGTCGATGACGTGTTGTGCCACCGCGTGCGGTTGGTACTGGCCGCCAAGGGCGTCAGTTACGATCTGGTTCCGGTCGATCCGCAGAATCCGCCCGAGGATCTGATCGATCTCAATCCCTACCATTCGGTGCCGACCCTGGTCGAGCGCGACCTGACGCTCTACGCCGCCTCGGTGGTCAGCGAGTACCTCGACGAGCGCTATCCGCATCCGCCGCTGATGCCGGTCGATCCGCTGTCGCGCGCGCGCCTGCGCCTGGCGATGCTGCGCATCGAGGTGGATTGGGTGCCGCAGGTGCAGGCCATCCAGTTGGGCAACAAGGCCCAGGCCGATGCAGGCCGCAAGCGCCTCAAGGAATTGCTGACCGCCTCGGTGCCGCTGTTCAAGGCCAGCAAGTTCTTCCTCAATCCTGAGATGAGCCTGGCCGATTGCGCGATGGCCCCGATCATCTGGCGTCTGCAGTCGCTGGACGTGGGCTTGCCGAAGGATGGCAAGGTCATCGAGGACTATGGCAACCGGATCTTCCGCAACCCGGGATTCGCCCGCAGCCTGACCGAGCAGGAGCGCAAGCTGCGCGACCTGCCGGCCTGA